The following coding sequences lie in one Desulfurococcus sp. genomic window:
- a CDS encoding DNA-directed RNA polymerase subunit G, whose product MVEYECSISEIQQLRAPKVYRLKASCGSGLLIEVELHEEVVEQPRVDDTVVEVYVGGDREACLEKYFCAQGYIVSNTMLGGTYRTVISLHGLLVVIRSPGELGLKPMDKVYVGLTFKSKPG is encoded by the coding sequence GTGGTGGAGTACGAGTGTAGTATCAGTGAAATCCAGCAGCTGAGGGCTCCAAAAGTATACAGGCTGAAGGCTTCATGCGGGAGTGGATTGCTCATCGAGGTAGAACTACACGAAGAGGTAGTAGAGCAGCCTAGAGTAGATGATACAGTAGTTGAAGTATACGTGGGAGGCGATAGAGAGGCCTGCCTCGAGAAATATTTCTGTGCTCAGGGATACATTGTATCAAATACCATGCTGGGCGGCACCTATAGAACTGTGATATCTCTTCACGGGCTGCTAGTAGTAATCAGAAGCCCTGGCGAGCTAGGATTAAAACCCATGGATAAAGTCTACGTTGGCTTAACCTTTAAGTCTAAGCCAGGTTAG